In one window of Microcaecilia unicolor chromosome 9, aMicUni1.1, whole genome shotgun sequence DNA:
- the LOC115477623 gene encoding LOW QUALITY PROTEIN: RNA pseudouridylate synthase domain-containing protein 2-like (The sequence of the model RefSeq protein was modified relative to this genomic sequence to represent the inferred CDS: deleted 1 base in 1 codon) codes for MLNAWLPLVQCSMLLVRAADRGRVVQSWNRVFGEIRKVFKWQHTGDMQEPGKRKSEESAADEPVRPNKKQRVRGERKSKTSGGERYVPPPKKRHLGVSFGESHFRETYCYLEGGLRKVRPYYFDFETYCKGRWVGKSLLQIFSSEFRTKPIECYLAAARAGRLRLNEEPVQDLNIVLKNNDFMRNTVHRHEPPVTDQPICILAENEEVVVVDKPSSLPVHPCGRFRHNTVIFILGKEHNLRELHPIHRLDRMTSGVLIFAKTLEVSKRLHEQIQERQLEKEYVCRVAGEFPECELTCEEPILVFSCKFGVCRVDPKGKPCKTVFQRLSYNGKSSVVKCFPYTGRTHQIRVHLQFLGHPIVNDPIYNTNAWGPTKGKNGKIDKTDDELLKDLVEEHRAKQSLDMLDLSEDNLKLVIEGRDFEESGISQPATVDISSVDFSVKGEIAKESCQSPDVRIEEGKTISEGCGPNEQETQSCQSPDVRIEEGKTISEGCGPNEQETHRVSKDPLCGECKIERPDPTPKDLVMYLHALRYKGAEFDYSTTMPEWALEHWQED; via the exons ATGCTAAATGCGTGGCTCCCATTGGTACAGTGTTCCATGCTCTTAGTGAGAGCTGCTGATCGTGGTCGCGTGGTGCAGAGTTGGAACCGTGTGTTCGGTGAAATCCGTAAAGTCTTCAAGTGGCAGCATACTGGGGACATGCAGGAGCCTGGGAAGCGGAAGAGCGAGGAAAGCGCCGCAGACGAACCAGTTCGGCCAAACAAGAAGCAGCGGGTCCGAGGCGAGAGAAAGTCGAAAACGAGCGGCGGGGAGAGGTATGTGCCTCCACCAAAGAAACGTCACCTCGGCGTGAGCTTCGGAGAGTCGCACTTTCGCGAGACGTACTGCTACCTGGAGGGCGGCCTGCGCAAGGTGCGGCCCTACTATTTCGACTTTGAGACTTATTGTAAGGGCCGGTGGGTGGGGAAAAGTCTCCTGCAGATCTTTAGCTCTGAGTTCAGGACCAAACCTATCGAGTGCTACCTGGCTGCAGCCAGGGCTGGCCGTCTGCGGCTCAACGAGGAACCGGTGCAGGATCTGAACATTGTACTGAAG AATAATGACTTCATGAGGAACACAGTTCACCGTCATGAA CCCCCAGTCACTGATCAACCCATCTGCATCTTGGCTGAGAATGAAGAGGTAGTGGTTGTGGACAAACCGTCTTCTCTTCCAGTGCACCCATGTGGCAGGTTCCGACACAACACAGTCATCTTTATTCTAGGCAAGGAGCATAACTTGAGGGAGCTCCACCCTATTCATAGATTAGACCGCATGACCTCTGGTGTACTGATCTTTGCTAAAACTCTAGAAGTGTCGAAGAGGCTTCATGAACAGATCCAAGAACGTCAG ttGGAGAAGGAGTATGTATGCCGGGTAGCTGGAGAGTTTCCGGAATGTGAACTGACTTGTGAAGAGCCCATTCTAGTATTCTCCTGTAAGTTTGGAGTATGTCGTGTGGATCCTAAAGGCAAACCCTGCAAGACTGTTTTCCAAAGACTCAGTTATAATGGCAAATCCAGTGTGGTTAAATGCTTCCCGTACACTGGCCGCACCCATCAGATTCGGGTTCATTTGCAGTTCTTGGGCCACCCCATAGTTAATGACCCTATCTATAACACAAATGCTTGGGGTCCTACAAAAGGAAAGAATGGTAAAATTGATAAAACAGATGATGAACTCCTCAAGGATTTGGTGGAAGAGCATAGAGCAAAACAGAGCTTGGATATGCTGGATCTGTCGGAAGATAATTTGAAACTTGTAATAGAAGGCAGAGACTTTGAAGAATCTGGCATCTCCCAGCCTGCAACAGTAGACATTTCCAGTGTGGACTTTTCTGTGAAGGGGGAGATAGCTAAAGAATCCTGCCAGAGCCCTGATGTAAGGATAGAAGAGG GTAAAACAATCAGTGAAGGGTGTGGTCCCAatgaacaagaaacacaatccTGCCAGAGCCCTGATGTAAGGATAGAAGAGGGTAAAACAATCAGTGAAGGGTGTGGTCCCAATGAACAAGAAACACATAGGGTATCAAAGGACCCTTTGTGTGGGGAATGTAAGATTGAGAGGCCAGACCCAACGCCCAAGGATTTGGTGATGTATTTGCATGCCCTGCGGTACAAGGGAGCAGAATTTGACTATTCCACTACAATGCCTGAGTGGGCACTGGAGCACTGGCAGGAGGactaa